A window of Spirochaetota bacterium genomic DNA:
TTTCTCGACTCGATAGCTATCCATGTCGATTGCGTCGAGGATCCCCTTAGAGAGGTCTTCCTCTTTGGGTGCCGGCAACTTGGGAACGAGGAAATTGAGAAAAATGGAGAGCTTTTCCCAGCCAGCATTGGTGTAAGCAAGTATTGTCGACAAGAAGTTGTATGTCCGCAGAAAAGCTTTGGCTTTACTTTTGAAGTCAACCTGAGCATCTTCGTCGAGCTCATCGAGGTAATGTGCCACACCTGCATCGAGGATCGGATCAAGCTGGTCGCGGTCGGCCCCGCTCAGGTAGAGTCGCACCAGTTCATCAACTTGCTCAGGCGAATACACCTGGTGTCGATCCAAATCGGATTTGAGGTCGTGCAGCTTGTTCGGGTCGGTTTCATCGGCGAGGATGGTGGTGCGGTAGTACGGCTCGAACGCCTTCTGGATCGTCTCCGGGTCATTGACGAAATCGAGCACGAAGGTGTCGTGCTTCTGCGGGTGAGCGCGGTTGAGTCGCGAGAGAGTCTGCACCGCTTTGACCCCGGAGAGCACCTTGTCCACATACATTGTGTGCAGGAGCGGTTCGTCGTAACCGGTCTGAAACTTGTCGGCACAGATCAAGAAGCGGTATGGGTCTTCACGGATTTTTTCGGCAATCAGGCTGGAAGAAAAGCCGTTGAGGCTTGCTTCGGTGACTTTCACGCCGTTGTACTCGTACTCGCCGGAAAACGCTACAATAGCTTTATAGGGGCTTTTGCGCTCTGCAAGGTAGTCCTGAAAGGCGTGAAAGTACTGGATCGCGCGCTCAATGCTGCCTGTAACCACCATGGCCCGCGCCTTGCCGCCGATCTTGCTTTTCGCGATTACCTGCTCATGAAAGTGGTCCACCATAATCTCAGCCTTCAGGCGAATGGCGTACTCATGACCTTCGACAAAGCGGCGTAGTTTCTTCTGTGCTTTCTTGACGTCGAATTCCGGATCATCTTCGATAGTCTTAATGAGCTTATAGTAGCTATTAACCGGTGTGTAGTTGGCAAGCACATCCAGGATAAATCCTTCCTGAATGGCCTGTTTCATGGTGTAACTGTGAAACGGCTGGTGCTTAACCGTGCCGTCTGGTTGCGGGTATGGGCGCTGTGCGTGAAGGGGCTTCCCGAACGCGTGTGCTTGTAGCGCGACCGCTTGCTACCCCCTCCCTGCTGCACGTAGAGACTGCTCAAGCGGTTCCGGTGCATCGCCAGCCATTTGGCTTTGAGCAAAAGTTCCCAGGCATTGAGCGTAAGGATGGTGAACGACTCGGCGCGATAGCGAAAATCGGGCTTGTTATAGACGTCAATCGCCGCGACCATGGCGGCGATGCTGCGATCGAGGAGTTCTCTACTGCGGGCTTTCATGTTTTAGCCACTTCTTCCCGGCCTCGGTAATTTCCCAAATGCCGTGGGGAGAGTCGCTTTTCATCAAGCCTTCCCGCACAAGGGTATTGCGGCACCACTGGGCCGTGTTGCGCCAACGAATGGATTTGGGATCCGATGGCAATGGCTCATGATCGTATCTCGTCAGCTTGGAACGCATTTTTGTTCCGACAAGGTCGAGAACCTCGCTCAGGGAGGCTTTGCCGCCGAGCTCTACAAGGGCTTCCAGGATGGGACGGCGAAAAGCGTCCTCTGGGGTTCGAAGTCCTCGCGGCAAACGGCTTTTAACCGTGCGAACAGTATTTTTTAGGCGCTGTGGTTTTTTGCTCAGGAGAGATGCCCACTCTTTTTGAAGCGCCTTAACCTTCTCGCGGAAGTCTGCCAGTCAAGTTGCTTCCTCTATGGCGTGCCGAGCTCTATCGTAATCGCCCTCCTTTAAGGCTTGTGCGCCATCGTCGTTGAGCTGGTTGGCGACAAGCTCGATTTCTTCCAGGAGAATCTCGAAAGCCGTGTTGACTTCGTTGCTTTCCATTGTTTCACCCCCTTGTTGATTTTATCTTGTTCTGCTTGAGGCGGCTCTTGCGGGCGTAGGCTGGATATTGTTCATAAACCACCTCCAGCAGGGCGTTGTGATCGAGGTCGCCGTAGGTCTCGATGATTTGCGCCGCGTCTTGCTGGAGTTCTTCAGGGAGGACGGCAAGAGCTTCTTGGGCTTTGGCGGGGTCAATCACTGTGATTCTTGTTTTGTCCTCTTCGGTGTCGTGGTCTACCCGCACGAGGCCCTCTTGTTGGAGTGCCTCCAGGTCGGCATAGAGCTCTTTGGCAAAGGGTCCGTAGTGATACGGGACGAAGTGGAAGAATCGCCTGCGGCTCGCGCTGCCCTCCATCTGAAGGAGGAAGGTGTACTTCATGAGTGCGGTCACCAGCACCTCAGCCGACGCCCGCCCCGATCGCCTTGTCTTTTCCACGAGCAACGCCAAGAGAAGTAACCTCGACAGACGCTCCTGCAAGGCTTGCTGAACAGCAATCCACTCCGCGTTTTCTGCTTCCCATTCGGCAGTCAGCTCGCCGGTGAAGGCGCGGGAAAGAAGTGATTGA
This region includes:
- a CDS encoding DUF3644 domain-containing protein, which produces MKARSRELLDRSIAAMVAAIDVYNKPDFRYRAESFTILTLNAWELLLKAKWLAMHRNRLSSLYVQQGGGSKRSRYKHTRSGSPFTHSAHTRNQTARLSTSRFTVTP
- a CDS encoding winged helix-turn-helix domain-containing protein, with translation MPRGLRTPEDAFRRPILEALVELGGKASLSEVLDLVGTKMRSKLTRYDHEPLPSDPKSIRWRNTAQWCRNTLVREGLMKSDSPHGIWEITEAGKKWLKHESPQ